From one Synechocystis sp. PCC 6803 substr. PCC-P genomic stretch:
- the hypB gene encoding hydrogenase nickel incorporation protein HypB translates to MCQNCGCSAVGTVAHSHHHHGDGNFAHSHDDHDQQEHHHHHGNYSKSPSQQTVTIEPDRQSIAIGQGILSKNDRLAERNRGYFQAKGLLVMNFLSSPGAGKTALIEKMVGDRQKDHPTAVIVGDLATDNDAQRLRSAGAIAIQVTTGNICHLEAEMVAKAAQKLDLDNIDQLIIENVGNLVCPTTYDLGEDLRVVLFSVTEGEDKPLKYPATFKSAQVILVTKQDIAAAVDFDAELAWQNLRQVAPQAQIFAVSARTGKGLQSWYEYLDQWQLQHYSPLVDPALA, encoded by the coding sequence ATGTGCCAAAACTGCGGTTGTAGTGCGGTGGGAACCGTTGCCCATAGCCACCATCACCATGGCGATGGAAATTTTGCCCACAGCCATGATGACCATGACCAGCAAGAACATCATCACCACCATGGCAACTACAGCAAAAGTCCAAGTCAGCAGACTGTGACCATTGAACCCGATCGCCAGTCCATTGCCATTGGCCAAGGCATTCTCAGCAAGAATGACCGCCTAGCGGAAAGGAATCGGGGCTATTTCCAGGCTAAGGGCTTACTGGTGATGAATTTCCTCTCTTCTCCCGGAGCCGGTAAAACTGCTCTGATCGAAAAAATGGTCGGCGATCGACAAAAAGACCATCCCACCGCCGTCATTGTGGGGGATTTAGCCACCGATAACGATGCCCAACGTCTCCGCAGTGCCGGGGCGATCGCCATTCAGGTCACCACAGGAAATATTTGCCATCTGGAAGCGGAAATGGTGGCCAAGGCGGCCCAAAAGTTAGATTTAGACAATATCGATCAATTGATCATTGAAAATGTTGGTAATTTGGTTTGCCCCACCACCTATGATCTAGGGGAAGATTTACGGGTCGTATTATTTTCCGTCACAGAAGGGGAGGATAAACCCCTTAAATATCCCGCCACCTTCAAATCAGCCCAGGTTATTTTAGTCACCAAACAGGACATTGCCGCCGCAGTGGATTTTGATGCAGAGCTGGCTTGGCAAAACCTACGGCAAGTGGCCCCCCAAGCCCAAATTTTTGCAGTGTCTGCCCGCACGGGGAAAGGATTGCAGTCCTGGTATGAGTATTTGGATCAATGGCAACTCCAACACTATTCGCCGTTGGTTGATCCAGCATTGGCCTAA